Proteins encoded in a region of the Mycoplasma feriruminatoris genome:
- a CDS encoding PTS fructose transporter subunit IIABC: MDNIFKKDYIFLNVDLKTKQEVFEFIGSKAKELEIVTSKKALVDGFKLREKEGTTGFEDGFAIPHPKDVKQIKKAAVFVLKFKNPIEWNSLDNQPIQIAIALLTPSSTEQNNSHLTLLSKVAVKLTDQEFKIKLKQAKTEKEILDILNFEKQSNQIKQETIDKQIDQESNNKLKIVAITSCTVGIAHTYMAEEKLLQIAPKLNYEIRVETQGSKGIGTPLTSKEIKEADVVLIATDTAVDLTRFIGKKIYKTKVSNAIKDPEKTINDALKLGVIHNSSNQEFETKNVKNQDKVGVLQHILAGISYMVPIIILGGICLAVSLGLAKAIYGADAAPKGFLKYLEAIGGASFTLMIAILGGFIANSIGGRAAIAPAMVGSFIGNDPKNFANWIPGLGQIQTPMGFIGAIIAGLVVGYFVRWVNTWKVPKTLAPAMPIFFIPLVGGIGISFIFIFVLGAPIGFIMNHVSTWIKNVYTSQTSIWIGLALGIILGAMAGFDMGGPINKIAFVTCSALITEKIYEPMGAMAAAIPVAPLGMGLTTLLFKKFFNSTERQLGVAALIMGSIGISEGAIPFAIRDPRRAILCNVLGSAVAGGVAGALKVQDFAAHGGPIVWVLGAVPYGIQSFYFFIAVLIGVIVTTLVYGFWMIQESGKLGSVREAYVWSLIETKKAKNEFISDKKQEINIIKNNTKNKNLTQEQLDQIQNINNQITTYISEYKNKLKQLKESYLKLNKEEKVFMNNKKSEINNYKKQTHTKYSQQISDLKQNTNLEAKQLHKNIKDLKTKEKQDIIDYSKTLRSEFSNKFKIINSL, translated from the coding sequence ATGGATAATATTTTTAAAAAAGATTACATTTTTTTAAATGTTGATCTTAAAACTAAGCAAGAAGTATTTGAATTTATTGGATCAAAAGCTAAAGAATTAGAAATAGTTACTAGCAAAAAAGCTTTAGTTGATGGTTTTAAATTACGTGAAAAAGAAGGCACAACTGGTTTTGAAGACGGATTTGCAATACCTCATCCAAAAGACGTTAAGCAAATTAAAAAAGCTGCTGTATTTGTTTTAAAATTCAAAAATCCTATCGAATGAAATTCATTAGATAATCAACCAATTCAAATTGCTATAGCTTTATTAACACCAAGTTCAACTGAACAAAATAATTCACATTTAACTTTATTAAGTAAAGTTGCTGTTAAATTAACTGATCAAGAATTTAAAATTAAATTAAAACAAGCAAAAACTGAAAAAGAAATACTAGATATTTTAAATTTTGAAAAACAATCTAATCAAATAAAACAAGAAACTATTGATAAACAAATTGATCAAGAATCTAATAATAAATTAAAAATAGTTGCCATTACTTCATGTACTGTAGGTATTGCTCATACTTATATGGCTGAAGAAAAATTACTACAAATTGCACCAAAATTAAACTATGAAATTAGAGTTGAAACTCAAGGTTCAAAAGGAATCGGAACTCCTTTAACTAGTAAAGAAATTAAAGAAGCAGATGTAGTTTTAATTGCAACTGATACAGCTGTTGATTTAACTAGATTTATTGGTAAGAAAATTTATAAAACTAAGGTATCTAATGCTATTAAAGATCCAGAAAAAACTATTAATGATGCATTAAAACTAGGTGTTATTCATAATTCTTCAAATCAAGAATTTGAAACAAAAAATGTTAAAAATCAAGATAAAGTTGGAGTATTACAACATATATTAGCTGGTATTTCATATATGGTTCCAATTATTATACTTGGTGGTATTTGTTTAGCTGTTTCACTAGGTTTAGCAAAAGCAATTTATGGAGCTGATGCCGCACCTAAAGGATTTTTAAAATATCTTGAAGCAATTGGTGGAGCTTCATTTACTTTAATGATTGCAATACTAGGAGGATTTATAGCAAATTCAATTGGTGGAAGAGCAGCTATTGCTCCTGCTATGGTTGGTTCATTTATTGGAAACGATCCAAAAAACTTTGCTAATTGAATTCCAGGACTAGGTCAAATTCAAACTCCAATGGGATTTATTGGAGCTATCATTGCAGGATTAGTTGTTGGTTATTTTGTAAGATGAGTTAATACTTGAAAAGTACCAAAAACTTTAGCTCCAGCTATGCCAATATTTTTCATTCCTTTAGTTGGTGGTATTGGAATTTCATTTATCTTTATTTTTGTACTGGGTGCTCCAATTGGATTTATAATGAATCATGTTTCAACATGAATTAAAAACGTTTATACTAGTCAAACTAGTATATGAATTGGATTAGCTTTAGGAATCATACTTGGAGCTATGGCTGGATTTGATATGGGAGGACCAATTAATAAAATTGCCTTTGTAACTTGTTCAGCATTAATTACTGAAAAAATTTATGAACCAATGGGAGCAATGGCTGCTGCTATTCCAGTTGCTCCATTAGGTATGGGATTAACAACTTTATTATTTAAAAAATTCTTTAATTCAACTGAAAGACAACTAGGAGTTGCTGCTCTGATTATGGGAAGTATTGGAATTTCAGAGGGTGCTATTCCATTTGCAATAAGAGATCCAAGACGTGCAATTTTATGTAATGTTTTAGGTTCAGCTGTTGCTGGTGGAGTTGCTGGAGCTTTAAAAGTTCAAGACTTTGCAGCTCATGGTGGACCTATTGTTTGAGTTTTAGGAGCTGTTCCTTATGGTATTCAATCATTTTATTTCTTTATAGCTGTTCTAATAGGAGTAATTGTTACAACTTTAGTTTATGGATTTTGAATGATTCAAGAAAGTGGGAAACTTGGTTCAGTTAGAGAAGCTTATGTTTGAAGTTTAATCGAAACTAAAAAAGCTAAAAATGAGTTTATATCTGATAAAAAACAAGAAATTAATATTATTAAAAACAATACTAAAAATAAAAATCTAACACAAGAACAATTAGATCAAATTCAAAATATTAATAATCAAATAACTACTTATATTAGTGAATACAAAAACAAATTAAAACAACTAAAAGAAAGTTATTTAAAACTAAATAAAGAAGAAAAAGTCTTTATGAATAATAAAAAATCAGAAATTAATAACTATAAAAAGCAAACTCATACTAAATATAGTCAACAAATTTCTGATTTAAAACAAAATACTAATTTAGAAGCAAAACAACTTCATAAAAATATTAAGGACTTAAAAACTAAAGAAAAACAAGATATTATCGATTATTCAAAAACACTAAGAAGTGAATTTAGTAATAAGTTTAAAATAATAAACAGTTTATAG
- the proS gene encoding proline--tRNA ligase — MKKQLDKITPRNIDFSQWYTDIVINTKLASYGAVKGTMIFRPYGYRIWELIQKYLDEEFKKLNVDNVYFPLLIPESLFNKEKEHIDGFSPEIATVTKVGDKKLEENLFIRPTSEVLMMDYFSNEVNSYRDLPLIYNQWCNVMRWEKTTRPFLRTSEFLWQEGHTVHSSYNEAEDFCLKILNVYEKFAKEVLLLPVICGKKTEKEKFAGAQDTYTIESLMFDGQALQCGTSHFFGNNFTKVYDIKFQNKENKLEHAYSTSWGVSTRLIGAIIMTHSDDNGLVLPSKIAPIQIQIIQIKNTEQIDQVVDVIKDQLSDYRINVDNSDKTFGFKISEAEIKGIPIRIEIGPRDLENNQITISRRDQQENKIKINYNDVKKVVDQMIKEYDQTLYNNALENRKNRTFKANSIEEYIEILKQNQGFVLVPFCGRIECEEDIKTKTATNSRCIPFDQKQVQGKCFNCKKDTCLQVLFARAY; from the coding sequence ATGAAAAAGCAACTAGATAAAATAACTCCACGAAATATTGACTTTTCACAATGATATACAGATATTGTTATAAATACAAAATTAGCTAGTTATGGTGCTGTAAAAGGTACTATGATTTTTAGACCTTATGGATATAGAATTTGAGAATTAATTCAAAAATATTTAGATGAAGAATTTAAAAAACTAAACGTTGATAATGTTTATTTTCCATTATTAATTCCTGAATCATTATTTAATAAAGAAAAAGAACATATTGATGGATTTTCTCCAGAAATTGCAACAGTTACAAAAGTTGGTGATAAAAAATTAGAAGAAAATTTATTTATAAGACCAACTAGTGAAGTTTTGATGATGGATTATTTTAGTAATGAAGTTAATTCTTATCGTGATTTACCTTTAATTTATAACCAATGATGTAATGTAATGAGATGAGAAAAAACCACTCGTCCTTTTTTAAGAACTAGTGAGTTTTTATGACAAGAAGGACATACAGTTCATAGTTCTTATAATGAAGCTGAAGACTTTTGTTTAAAGATTTTAAATGTGTATGAAAAGTTTGCAAAAGAAGTTTTATTATTACCTGTAATTTGTGGTAAAAAAACTGAAAAAGAAAAATTTGCAGGAGCACAAGATACTTATACTATTGAATCTTTAATGTTTGATGGACAAGCTTTACAATGTGGAACATCTCATTTTTTTGGTAATAATTTTACTAAAGTTTATGATATTAAATTCCAAAATAAAGAAAATAAATTAGAGCATGCTTATTCAACAAGTTGAGGGGTTTCAACAAGATTAATTGGTGCAATTATTATGACTCATAGTGATGATAATGGGTTAGTTTTACCAAGCAAAATTGCTCCAATTCAAATTCAAATTATTCAAATTAAAAACACTGAACAAATTGATCAAGTTGTTGATGTTATTAAAGATCAATTATCTGATTATAGAATAAATGTAGATAATTCTGATAAAACTTTTGGATTTAAAATTAGTGAAGCTGAAATTAAAGGTATACCAATTAGAATTGAAATAGGACCACGTGATTTAGAAAATAATCAAATCACTATTTCAAGAAGAGATCAACAAGAAAATAAAATTAAAATTAATTATAATGATGTAAAAAAAGTTGTTGATCAAATGATTAAAGAATATGATCAAACACTTTATAATAATGCTTTAGAAAATAGAAAAAATAGAACTTTTAAAGCTAATAGTATTGAAGAATATATAGAAATTTTAAAACAAAACCAAGGATTTGTTTTAGTTCCGTTTTGTGGAAGAATTGAATGTGAAGAAGATATTAAAACAAAAACTGCAACTAATTCAAGATGTATTCCTTTTGATCAAAAACAAGTACAAGGAAAATGTTTTAATTGTAAAAAAGATACTTGTTTACAAGTATTATTTGCAAGAGCTTATTAG
- a CDS encoding lipoprotein: MKKLVTILGSIGLIATTGITVVACKMPIELKQKLEEPKEEKSNTEKQPEVESKEEKQPETQNYDKDNAKYKENHEPKMQSDESKNDNSLERDNVENNGRNKSNESDVSSSIDEQPQGDEPGQDEKQAKRKSEENIELIKKYGEELTNILESSMDKLQENDSEENANILAPATELLKAYGQLKQFSSFNEFEAKLKEEKKGTLDSDFISKLEQQWDKIVNDYERAKDKILKLLK, from the coding sequence ATGAAAAAGTTAGTAACCATTCTAGGTTCTATTGGATTAATTGCTACAACTGGGATTACTGTAGTTGCATGTAAAATGCCGATTGAATTAAAACAGAAATTAGAAGAGCCTAAAGAAGAGAAGTCTAATACTGAAAAGCAACCTGAAGTAGAGTCTAAAGAAGAAAAACAACCTGAAACACAAAATTATGATAAAGATAACGCAAAATATAAGGAAAATCATGAACCTAAAATGCAAAGTGATGAATCTAAAAATGATAATTCTTTAGAGCGCGATAATGTTGAAAATAACGGAAGAAACAAAAGCAATGAAAGCGATGTTTCTAGTTCAATAGATGAGCAACCACAAGGTGATGAACCTGGGCAAGATGAAAAACAAGCAAAAAGAAAAAGTGAAGAGAATATTGAATTAATTAAAAAATATGGAGAAGAATTAACAAATATTTTGGAATCATCTATGGATAAACTACAAGAAAATGATAGTGAAGAAAATGCTAATATTTTAGCTCCTGCTACTGAGTTACTAAAGGCATATGGGCAATTAAAACAATTTTCAAGCTTTAATGAATTTGAAGCTAAATTAAAAGAAGAAAAAAAAGGAACTTTAGATTCTGATTTTATTAGTAAATTAGAACAACAGTGAGATAAAATAGTCAATGATTATGAAAGAGCAAAGGATAAAATTTTAAAATTGTTAAAGTAA
- a CDS encoding ribonuclease H1 domain-containing protein: MIKKYYAVKKGLKPGIYKTWSEAKAQVENYSNAVYKSFSTLKEAKDFLNDNNDLLNISDDKNSCIAYTDGSFNVSDNTFSYGVVIFFKNREFHISQRFNNPDLASLRNVAGEVIAVKQTIKFCIANKISKVIICHDYQGVSKWALDQWKANLDFTKEYKEFFNKYKNQVDVEFKWVKSHTNNKYNDLADMLAKNASFEFVFKEV, translated from the coding sequence ATGATAAAAAAGTATTATGCTGTTAAAAAAGGTTTAAAACCAGGTATTTATAAAACTTGATCTGAAGCAAAAGCTCAAGTTGAAAATTATTCTAATGCTGTTTATAAATCATTTTCTACTTTAAAAGAAGCTAAAGATTTTTTAAATGATAATAATGATTTATTAAATATTAGTGATGATAAAAATAGTTGTATAGCTTATACTGATGGAAGTTTTAATGTTTCAGATAATACTTTTTCATATGGTGTTGTTATTTTTTTTAAAAATAGAGAGTTTCATATAAGTCAAAGATTTAATAATCCTGATCTAGCAAGTTTAAGAAATGTAGCTGGTGAAGTTATTGCAGTTAAACAAACAATAAAGTTTTGTATAGCTAATAAAATTTCAAAAGTTATTATTTGTCATGATTATCAAGGAGTAAGTAAATGAGCTTTAGATCAATGAAAAGCTAATTTAGACTTTACAAAAGAATATAAAGAATTTTTTAATAAATATAAAAACCAAGTTGATGTTGAATTTAAATGAGTAAAATCACACACTAATAATAAATATAATGATCTAGCTGATATGTTAGCAAAAAACGCTAGTTTTGAATTTGTTTTTAAAGAGGTTTAA
- a CDS encoding lipoprotein translates to MKKIMSIIGSISLITTTSFLVIACKTSIQMNSRSEKSNSLESKNNKDNITKNKKIENQTIEGSNESKNGNKVNGENKSEHGQIKQKNQEKMMLGGETKEKVKYIPKRDKNTNFNAIKKYGEKLYGFFYSNVEKLNKLNSGDQSELSSLIRRVTALYSSIAKYSSLSDLQSKDKVKSEDEDLFNEYDKVVTNYEKEETNIWNFLNSL, encoded by the coding sequence ATGAAAAAAATAATGAGTATAATAGGTTCTATTAGTTTAATTACTACAACTAGTTTTTTAGTAATTGCGTGCAAAACATCTATTCAAATGAATAGTAGATCAGAAAAATCTAATAGTCTTGAATCTAAAAATAATAAAGATAATATAACAAAAAATAAAAAAATAGAAAATCAAACAATTGAAGGATCTAATGAATCAAAAAATGGAAATAAAGTAAATGGTGAAAATAAAAGTGAACACGGACAGATAAAACAAAAAAACCAAGAAAAAATGATGTTGGGTGGAGAAACAAAAGAAAAAGTTAAATACATACCTAAAAGAGATAAAAATACAAATTTCAATGCTATTAAAAAGTATGGTGAAAAACTTTATGGGTTCTTTTATTCTAATGTAGAAAAACTAAATAAACTAAATTCTGGAGATCAGAGTGAATTGTCATCATTAATTAGAAGAGTAACAGCTTTATATAGTAGTATAGCAAAATATTCAAGTTTATCTGATTTGCAATCAAAAGATAAAGTTAAATCAGAAGATGAAGATTTATTTAATGAATATGATAAAGTGGTAACTAATTATGAAAAAGAAGAGACTAACATTTGAAATTTCCTAAATTCACTTTAA
- the lepA gene encoding translation elongation factor 4 has product MDKSKIRNFSIIAHIDHGKSTLADRILELTNTVEKREMQDQLLDSMDIERERGITIKLNSVQLKYHSKDNQDYIFNLIDTPGHVDFTYEVSRSLAACEGAILVVDASQGVEAQTLANVYLAIDSNLEVIPVINKIDLPSADVEHVKQQIEEIIGLDCSNAPLISAKTGLNVEDVLQVIVDKIPSPSDAIDDAPLKALIFDSYYDKYLGVVMSVRLKQGMLKVGDKIKLMATNAEYEVTSLGIKTPKIVKKDFLEAGEVGWVAASIKTIKDVNVGDTITSVINPASKPLEGYKKLKPMVYCGIYPIDTNKYQDFKEALEKIELSDSSLVYEPETSQALGFGFRCGFLGLLHMEVIQERLEREYNLELIATAPSVVYKVHLTNKQVIELDNPALLPEAQKIAKIEEPFVEIKIATPSEYIGDLMNLCQNKLGIYKNMEVIDNNRRILVYQMPLAEIIFDFFNKLKSISKGYASFEYELIGYRESKLVRMDIKLNGEMVDAFSMIVNQKFAYQRGSALTLKLKELIPRQNFEVPVQATIGNKVISRETIKAYRKDVTWKLHAADKSRRKKLLEKQKEGKKKMKEIGTVEVPQEAFVAILKIDD; this is encoded by the coding sequence ATGGATAAATCTAAAATTAGAAACTTTAGTATTATTGCTCATATTGATCACGGTAAATCTACTTTAGCTGATCGTATTTTAGAACTTACAAATACTGTTGAAAAAAGAGAAATGCAAGATCAGTTATTAGATTCAATGGATATTGAAAGAGAAAGAGGAATTACAATCAAATTAAACTCAGTTCAATTAAAATATCATTCAAAAGATAATCAAGATTATATTTTTAATTTAATTGATACTCCAGGTCATGTTGATTTTACTTATGAAGTTTCAAGAAGTTTAGCTGCATGTGAAGGTGCTATTTTAGTTGTTGATGCTTCTCAAGGTGTTGAAGCTCAAACTCTAGCTAATGTTTATTTAGCAATTGATAGTAATTTAGAAGTAATTCCAGTAATTAATAAAATTGATTTACCTAGTGCTGATGTTGAACATGTTAAACAACAAATAGAAGAAATTATTGGACTTGATTGTAGTAATGCTCCTTTGATTTCAGCAAAAACTGGATTAAATGTTGAAGATGTTTTACAAGTAATTGTTGATAAAATTCCATCACCAAGTGATGCGATTGATGATGCTCCTTTAAAAGCTTTAATTTTTGATTCTTATTATGATAAGTATTTAGGTGTTGTAATGTCAGTTAGACTAAAACAAGGAATGCTAAAAGTTGGAGACAAAATTAAATTAATGGCAACTAATGCTGAATATGAAGTCACATCTTTAGGAATAAAAACTCCAAAAATTGTTAAAAAAGACTTTTTAGAAGCAGGAGAAGTAGGTTGAGTTGCAGCTTCAATTAAAACTATTAAAGATGTTAATGTTGGAGATACTATTACAAGTGTTATAAATCCAGCTAGTAAACCTTTAGAAGGTTATAAAAAATTAAAACCAATGGTATATTGTGGAATTTATCCAATTGATACAAACAAATATCAAGATTTTAAAGAAGCTTTAGAAAAAATTGAATTATCTGATTCTTCTTTAGTTTATGAACCTGAAACTAGTCAAGCTTTAGGATTTGGTTTTAGATGTGGTTTTTTAGGATTATTACATATGGAAGTAATTCAAGAAAGATTAGAAAGAGAATATAATCTTGAATTAATTGCAACAGCTCCAAGTGTAGTTTATAAAGTACATTTAACAAATAAACAAGTTATAGAATTAGATAATCCAGCCTTATTACCTGAAGCTCAAAAAATAGCAAAAATTGAAGAACCTTTTGTAGAAATTAAAATAGCTACTCCAAGTGAATATATAGGTGATTTGATGAATTTATGCCAAAACAAACTTGGAATTTATAAAAATATGGAAGTAATTGATAATAATAGACGAATTCTAGTTTATCAAATGCCATTAGCTGAAATTATTTTTGACTTTTTTAATAAATTAAAATCTATTTCTAAAGGTTATGCTTCATTTGAATATGAATTAATTGGTTATAGAGAATCAAAATTAGTAAGAATGGATATTAAATTAAATGGTGAAATGGTTGATGCGTTTTCAATGATAGTAAATCAAAAATTTGCTTATCAAAGAGGAAGTGCTTTAACTTTAAAACTAAAAGAACTAATACCAAGACAAAACTTTGAAGTTCCAGTTCAAGCTACAATTGGAAATAAAGTAATTTCAAGAGAAACTATAAAAGCTTATAGAAAAGATGTTACTTGAAAATTACACGCTGCTGATAAATCTAGAAGAAAGAAATTATTAGAAAAACAAAAAGAAGGTAAGAAAAAAATGAAAGAAATTGGAACTGTAGAAGTTCCACAAGAAGCCTTTGTTGCTATTTTAAAAATAGATGATTAA
- a CDS encoding serine aminopeptidase domain-containing protein, whose product MKQIDIQTIDNHQVKTYVFDKVKKPIAVLHIISSNLNVIDFYASFFKLLNSHQIIVVCNSIQNSLSIRNQKPIFNYNSKIIIEDLKEVNHFIKKQYKLPIFMFSHSTGCVFSKAYSIKYSETINGLILSNHIQFNKIELIKQMIKLIFIKLFSKNKKPLSLYQDTYTQEFLKEFNNEDNQFLLDKLNRYLDLLEDDFISKKFEIISLLDIYKTMYFNANKNINLIRKNRPILLIVNDNNYQEEKEYLKSAHKLLKLFLKKDYFVQLNYINDLKNKMFSNEQLENQIITFINKHQNV is encoded by the coding sequence ATGAAACAAATTGATATTCAAACAATTGATAATCATCAAGTAAAAACTTATGTTTTTGATAAAGTAAAAAAACCTATAGCTGTTTTACATATAATAAGTAGTAATTTAAATGTAATTGATTTTTATGCAAGTTTTTTTAAGTTATTAAATAGTCATCAAATTATAGTTGTTTGTAATTCAATTCAAAACTCTTTATCAATTAGAAATCAAAAACCAATTTTTAATTATAATTCAAAAATTATTATTGAAGATCTTAAAGAAGTAAATCATTTTATAAAAAAACAATATAAGTTACCTATTTTTATGTTTTCTCATTCAACAGGTTGTGTTTTTAGTAAAGCTTATAGTATTAAATACTCTGAAACTATTAATGGATTAATTTTATCTAATCATATTCAATTTAATAAAATAGAACTTATTAAACAAATGATTAAACTAATTTTTATTAAGTTATTTTCTAAAAATAAAAAACCATTAAGTTTATATCAAGATACTTACACACAAGAGTTTTTAAAAGAATTTAATAATGAAGATAACCAGTTTTTATTAGATAAATTAAATAGATATTTAGATCTTTTAGAAGATGATTTTATTTCTAAAAAATTTGAAATTATTAGCTTATTAGATATTTATAAAACAATGTATTTTAATGCAAATAAAAACATTAATTTAATTAGAAAAAACCGACCCATTTTATTAATTGTTAATGATAATAATTATCAAGAAGAAAAAGAATATTTAAAATCAGCACATAAACTATTAAAGCTATTTTTAAAAAAAGATTATTTTGTACAATTAAACTATATAAATGATCTAAAAAATAAAATGTTTAGCAACGAACAGTTAGAAAATCAAATAATTACTTTTATTAATAAACATCAAAATGTTTAA